The genomic interval TCAATCATGAAGTACGTATATAACTGTACCTTACGGGACACCTCATGCACGTTCAATCCGCATTACTCTCACCAGAATATCAATACTGAATAGACTCGAATCGAGAATTGAACCGAATATAAACCGCCTCAACGGATTGACGCATACATCgaagaagatcttcaaatatGTTCAGAGATCTTCTCTAgataagattgatttgCGGACATATAAAGATAGTACGAGCCACAGTATCCAACGAAGCTTTGGTCTTATCATTCATGCTAACTCTGACACTTGGTGACAGAGGAATTCATCTTTCCGACATATACCTGACATGCATAGAGTGAGATATGGAATCAAAACATTACAGAACATCATGTCTTCGATCAAGCTCTCGATGCATGTTGGCTTTACATCAGATCTTGTCAAGCTAAATCACCAACTACATCACTCAAGTCATCCGTACCTGGTCCTACAAAGGAATTGAACAATCTATCAAgctttcttcatttcctcAACTTGACTTCAACAAGCCTTTTGACGCCAAGGCTTTTCGGACCCATATTGATGGATTCATCTTACCTCTAGCTCAAATTCTTCGcaatgaaattgatatactTAATCCGGAGATAATGGAGTCTATTGGTATTGGGGGATCAAAAGAAGTCAGAATTTGGTTAATGAGATATTTAAGAAGTTATGATCCAGCATGGTTCCTTGCCTCCACGTTCTGTAAGTACGCAGTCatttataaaaaatatTCACTTGATTACTCATGATGTTCGGCACGCATTCAGCTTCGGTGCCCATCGAGACCTGTAAAAAGCTTGTCcaattaccttttttcGTCCGGCGATTCGTCCTACCGGTAAGTGCGATAGTCCAAGCGACTTGGTCTATTCAACTAAAATGAGCTCTCAGTTCATTCTGGCCCCAAAAATTAAGGGATTTGGATATATGCGCCTTATCCTGAGGTAAGCAGAAACATTCGGACTTTTATTGTACGATGACTCATAAATATCTAATTTGGCAGAACTTGACTTTTGGCGGGACTGCTTGAATATCCCAAAGTGCTGCGAGACGCAATGAGAAACTACCAATAAAGTATGAAACTTGTGTCTGTGTTCAGTTTCAATTCATCGGCTGAATAGTATAATAACAGTCTGAGCAGGTGATGTTTGAATTCAAACGATTGGTTCTGGGACCTCTTGACTTACCAAAATCCCTTATTGATAATACCACCTATCGTGATCACCTAATCTTGCGTCAACTTTACTGAAAATGCCATCATTTGGGATTCTGCCGATCAGATAGCGATACCGAACTCGACGACAGAATTGTGCTCGAAAGTTCAAGCATTTTATAGTAACGTTCAAGACCCAATGTCCGAGTCAACAATCAAAGTCATACGATTCAACACTGCAACGCTCTAATGAAAATCCATACTATCACACACTAATCTTATTATATAACTCTATAACCCGATTGCCGAGCCTCGATTAGTCAGATCCTTACTGTCATCGACAGACTATTTGTCAATACCCGAGTCATCACAACAGGAGAAaaatcctttcttcttctgcttcttctcgGCCGTCTTTGCTGGAGTAGCTGCTGGAGTAGCTGCTGGAGTAGCTGCTGGTGCAGCTGCCTTTTCAGCTGGAGTACCTGTAGCTGTTGGCGTACTTTCGCCAGTAGCTTGGGCTGGTGCAGCAGTAGATGTAGCTTTTTCCGTTGGGGTAGTGGTGGTTTTATCTACTGAATAACCATTTGTAGACGCTGTTGGTTCCCCAGCAACTTTCCCAAGAACCGGCATGTGTGCATCGGTAGTAGGAGTAGAAGCGGCGCTAATTGGGAAAAATCGTTCATGAGTGAGAAGTATGGATCtatcaaatggaattgTATAGCTTACGCTTGTTTACCTTTCACAAAGGTACCGACGAAATTGGCGAAGTACTAgtagaagaaataataTATCAACCGATTGAATATTTGGTAAATTGCGCTTTTACTCACTTTACCTTGATGTTCTGCAACAGCAAGGTCGTTGGCGGTTGGCTGTAAATGACCATCTGCACCTGCAACGGTCGATGCTCCGTAGGGAGAACCACCTTGTACGGAGTCGACATTACCGATTAGAGGATTGGAATACGCTGCGGGCAGTCCGAAAGTCAGCATGGGTAAATGCAGCATTGAGAAAATGGACGAAACTGACCGAGTGGTACATATGCAACTACACACCCAAGACAAATGTCAATACATGGTTCTGCTGCCTAGACAAAAGGGGTTTCGAAGCACTTACAACCATCTAAACAACAAATCTCAGAAGTCAGCCATATTTTTGacaaaaaggtgaaatgaaaaaaaaaaggtcaCGCACGATGAGcgaagaaagggaaagtaGTCAAATATGTTGACTGGGGTGATTGACGTTATAATCGGTAAGTAAATGCTTTATATAGTTGGCTACAGAAACGAATTCCACTCACCTCGTGACCACTATGTTGACCCGCAGCACTTGTGAACATAGTGACGAATTTTCCTACTAAAGCACCACTTGCCCATAATCCACCGGTCTGATCGAAGAATGCATCTACTTGGGAGGGAAGTCGACCGTATCTACGACAATCCTTGCTCAGCAACGCTCTTCATGTAGTTGCACTTGATCGATTCGACGAACCTCGTTGGCGCTCCCAAAATTAACCCATCAATCTCCTTGAGATCTTGAGGAGTAATGACTGGGTATTTGGATTGAAGGGAGGTATTGGCGTACATCTGGGAAAGTACTTCGTTGGGCAAAGTCTCTTGACTGTTTTTCCAGACAAGAATGGTCAATTGTCAAAAGGTTCGACCGCCATGATTCAAGAGAGGAATAATCTTACATCACATAAGGCTTAACAATAGCTCCAGTCGACTCAACACCCTTGATAATTTCGGTTGCAAGAGCATCGATGTGCCCGTACATGGAGTAGATGGCTACGGCGATAACTGGTTTGGTGGACCTGTCGACGTAAACATATACCTGGTAAGCAATGGCCTTATCAAGGAAAACAGCCCTTGGACGGCGACGCCTGGGGTCACTTACATGATgatatttgtatttgagaAGATGAACTGCTGATTTCAACGATTAAGATAGTATACACAAATGAATAGTGTGTAAGATACGGAATATCTGAATTATATGCGATCGAAGTCGAAAATCAGAAAGCCTTGCTTTAAGAGTCACAACAGAACATGCAATTATAATGAGCAAGTATCGACAGCGAAGGATATCACGTCTCGTTAATGCGCGGCACATACAGCGAcagattcatcatcaatttaGCACTTTCTCGAAATACCAATGTTGATTTCCTCTGATGGTGCCTTGGATCAAGTTCCTTTGTTAAAGCCCCTGGATACTTGATCCGTAAGTTATTACGAAAAAAGACAAATAAAAGCAAGGGGTTCTATATACGAGCGATGTGCCTTAAAGGCTCATACAAATTTAGCTCCCGTTTTGACCTCCACATGGCAAAAGACCTCCACTTTTTGCCACCCAAAAATTCCTCAGCCAAAATTAAAACGAATTATGAGTAAGCACCGGCGGCTTTCGCGTtattcttccttttccGTTGGGATCAGGCTGGAATATCGTGAGATTAAATAAACCAAATAGGAAAGAACGTGAATTGGCGCGTTTCAACTGCCTATTATAAAGCCCCTTTGAAGCCCTTGAATTACCAAAGACCACTTGTAAATACATGGGATAGATTGAGTAAGCTTGCAATATGCGAtggtatatatacatatgaCTTGCCGGAACATCTATACATTGGTGGCCCATTcgttttctttctttccgCATCCATCAAAACACATTCTGCATTGGATTCATATATACTCACTTATTATAAACTAatcaaacaatcaaaatgtgAGCAGTGAATGTTTCAAGTGGTATTCCGGGTCAATAGGCTAATACCATGAATGACGGATAGGGCCTCTAAACCTGTTATCGCTGTTGTATACTACTCTACCTACGGGCACATCGGTGCTTTAGCTGAGAGCGTCATCAAAGGTGCTCAAGCTACTGGAGCCATCGTCAAACCATACTTCATGTGagctttgactttgacTATGAGTTTCGAATGCGTACTTATTCAACTTGTTCAGTGAGGAAACTCTTCCTAAAGAAGTCCTTGAAAAGATGTACGCTGGTGGATCTTTGAGCCCCAAATATCCATTGGCCACTCCTGAAGCCCTCAAAGAAGCTGACGGTATCATTATTGGTGCTCCCACTCGGTGAGCCGATGCATGCAGCTTATCACCTTTGAAGTATAGTCAATACTGATGTGATGAATTATGACAGATACGGACGAGTCCCTTCTCAAGTCTCAGCTTTATTCGACAAAACTGGTGGACTTTGGGCTACAGGTGGATTAGTCGGTAAATTCGTGAGTTCTATTCTACTTGTGATTTTAATGCATGTGCAACGGCAATCAATGCATTCAATGCTGATTGGCGGATTGACATTAGGTATCCATGTTCACCTCTACTGCTGGTCAACATTCAGGACACGAAA from Kwoniella pini CBS 10737 chromosome 4, complete sequence carries:
- a CDS encoding NAD(P)H:quinone oxidoreductase, type IV, which gives rise to MYGHIDALATEIIKGVESTGAIVKPYVIQETLPNEVLSQMYANTSLQSKYPVITPQDLKEIDGLILGAPTRYGRLPSQVDAFFDQTGGLWASGALVGKFVTMFTSAAGQHSGHESTYLTTFPFFAHHGFSSIFSMLHLPMLTFGLPAAYSNPLIGNVDSVQGGSPYGASTVAGADGHLQPTANDLAVAEHQGKYFANFVGTFVKGKQAAASTPTTDAHMPVLGKVAGEPTASTNGYSVDKTTTTPTEKATSTAAPAQATGESTPTATGTPAEKAAAPAATPAATPAATPAKTAEKKQKKKGFFSCCDDSGIDK
- a CDS encoding NAD(P)H:quinone oxidoreductase, type IV — its product is MTDRASKPVIAVVYYSTYGHIGALAESVIKGAQATGAIVKPYFIEETLPKEVLEKMYAGGSLSPKYPLATPEALKEADGIIIGAPTRYGRVPSQVSALFDKTGGLWATGGLVGKFVSMFTSTAGQHSGHETTVTTTFPFFAHHGLVYVPIGYSNPLVGEIESVQGGSPYGASTVAASDGHLQPTANDLAVAEHQGKYFSNFVATFVKGKTVA